One stretch of Chitinophaga pendula DNA includes these proteins:
- a CDS encoding SusD/RagB family nutrient-binding outer membrane lipoprotein has protein sequence MRKAFFRLGILLLASGLIMTGCKKLDTMNTDPTKPTTAPESYLLTGAQKSAMDILYNGLQNGYIGMHFAQYWSGNSRTNDSRYLVDEINNNNLWTALYTNSLRSLDQIIAQNKNGQQTNPLAAPNQIAIAHILKAWIYQFLVDTYGNVPYQAAGKGTDGIRPAYDDAKTIYNALLDTLQNQIAKLDETQPSYPSGDVIFKGNIAAWKKLGHSLMLRLAIRMVDVDAAKARSIIEAHYQQAMSSNTDNAVFAYVNIAPNKYPQNDSEREINDFFVSSSLVDYMKSVDDPRLAVYARPSKAGAALRGMPYGASDANTARLPADNYSYPGTKIYAPDAAGILMTYPEVEFILAEAAARGFNTGVDAATHYNKGVTASLAYWGITDEAKVSAYLTKVPYNGGNWKNVIGSQKWLALYPQGFQGWAERLRLDIKKPDGTALFTAPLDPVLDPNVKAPEFVPFRLTYPTGEQQQNKENYDKAAAAIGGDTKGTKLWWDKQ, from the coding sequence ATGAGAAAAGCGTTTTTTCGATTAGGTATACTGCTCCTGGCCTCCGGTCTGATCATGACCGGCTGTAAGAAGCTGGATACCATGAATACGGACCCGACCAAACCGACCACCGCACCAGAATCCTATCTGCTGACCGGCGCACAGAAAAGCGCTATGGACATCCTGTACAACGGATTACAGAATGGCTACATAGGTATGCACTTCGCACAATACTGGTCCGGTAACAGCCGTACAAATGACAGCCGCTACCTGGTCGATGAGATCAACAACAACAACCTCTGGACAGCTTTATATACCAACTCGTTGAGAAGCCTGGACCAGATCATCGCCCAGAACAAAAACGGGCAGCAGACCAACCCATTGGCCGCTCCCAATCAGATCGCCATCGCTCATATTCTCAAAGCCTGGATCTACCAGTTCCTCGTAGACACCTACGGCAACGTACCCTACCAGGCTGCCGGTAAAGGTACCGACGGTATCCGCCCGGCTTACGATGATGCTAAAACCATCTACAACGCCCTGCTCGATACCCTCCAGAACCAGATAGCCAAACTGGATGAAACACAACCCTCCTATCCTTCCGGCGACGTCATCTTCAAAGGCAACATCGCCGCCTGGAAAAAACTGGGACACTCCCTGATGCTCAGACTCGCTATTCGTATGGTAGATGTCGACGCAGCCAAAGCACGCAGCATCATAGAAGCCCATTACCAGCAGGCAATGTCCAGCAATACAGACAACGCCGTATTCGCCTATGTGAATATAGCGCCCAACAAATACCCGCAGAACGACTCTGAACGTGAAATCAATGACTTCTTCGTGAGCAGCTCACTGGTAGATTATATGAAAAGCGTCGATGACCCACGCCTGGCCGTATATGCCCGCCCTTCCAAAGCCGGCGCTGCACTACGTGGCATGCCTTATGGAGCATCCGACGCCAACACAGCACGCCTCCCAGCAGACAATTACTCCTACCCAGGTACTAAAATATATGCACCCGATGCCGCAGGGATATTGATGACCTATCCGGAAGTCGAGTTCATTTTAGCAGAGGCAGCCGCCCGCGGTTTCAACACCGGCGTGGACGCAGCCACCCACTATAATAAAGGAGTTACCGCCTCACTGGCATACTGGGGCATCACCGACGAGGCCAAAGTATCTGCCTACCTCACCAAAGTACCTTACAACGGAGGCAATTGGAAAAATGTGATCGGTAGCCAGAAATGGCTGGCCCTGTATCCCCAAGGGTTTCAGGGATGGGCCGAAAGACTCCGCCTGGATATTAAAAAACCAGATGGTACCGCCCTGTTCACCGCCCCCCTGGATCCTGTACTGGACCCTAATGTAAAAGCACCGGAGTTCGTACCGTTCCGCCTTACTTACCCTACGGGTGAGCAACAGCAGAATAAAGAGAACTATGACAAAGCCGCTGCTGCCATAGGCGGAGACACCAAAGGCACCAAATTGTGGTGGGATAAACAATAA
- a CDS encoding SusC/RagA family TonB-linked outer membrane protein translates to MRSHVLTWLGVCCALYCTTVSNKAFASTDYSLHLPSLHDAPVGLNAETASYAAFFQQKDTTVKPGTPTPVVVKPASKDTSTKPQQSTQPAIQPTTTPVVITPAKKDTGTKPADTTKPASQPTAAPVTITPAKKDTSAKPADTTKPAGQPAATPVTITPGKKDTTGQPAQDPSRPKSQTDSTSTAKPDSTAARPKQDTGLILPPDSATLRKEIGKFTLRGTVLDANNSPIPGATVQNKTTKQGIQADTAGNFSIKAGVNDTLLVAAPTFGEQAIPVKDREPVKVNLTATNATKKQLNEVVVTALGIQKNTRSVGYAISDIRGSAVQEAKEVNFVNALSGKVPGLQVNTNTGSMGGSSKVTIRGTKSILGDNNAFIVVDGVPIINNSTNTFDQQRGGGGYDFGSPLQDLNPEDMENISVLKGAGATALYGSRGSNGVLLITTKKRPESEKGLGITYSLNAQMDQVYVLPKYQNGYGGGSNGKFDTLYYNQHPEGFLNEQSATYDDNNGKGRYDLMPQYYSDESWGPKLDGRQVRHYWSWDKNKNNPYFGQTAPWSPQPNNVKDFYRTGFTLTNNISLSGSNEKGAFRLSYGNMKQEFVISNAELTRNNLSVNGNYQLHKKLTAVASVNYSILKANARPGTGFTGPNPALQFSMFGQRQLDDEMQRRFAYPDGSQITWNRKSWNDPAVNFHNGSYWNRYRDYETDSRTRLFGYGGLDYEVTDWLNLSGRVFMDQYNTLEEERNAKDYLVGSYIKRVRDSRELNYQFTANINKKFSEAFSLNATVGGNVMHRKWSTTGGSTVGGLIVPNVYNLANSVQTALPIDEYFEKQINSVFATATLGYRDMLFLELTGRNDKSSTLNDSYFYPSASGSFVFSELLKDWKWLEFGKIRASIAAVGSDTDPYRQFDTYSILPPFTTNPILQPLTIKNNPNLKPERTKEYEIGTELKFLDNRIGVDVTYYNRTTTDQILTLSLPSSTGYTTAVVNGGSVRNQGFEFGLNLNPIRLKNGFRWDINGNLAINRNKLLNMDIPQFGESLSQQILATDRRTAKVSIAAITGSGLGAIMGTDYVYDGSGNRVVDQNGFYKVSAPHIIGNVNPDFFGGVTNSFTYKGVYLSALVDFQKGGDFFSYTNLYGKKSGMFAETAENGIRENGIIVPGVTEDGKPNEKRITAKDHFNQNGGNVISKADLYDASYIYLREVKLGYNLPDAWFKRIGAQNARISLYGRNLWLIKSNAPNVDPSNITNSSSNIQGVEGGALPSLRSYGVNLNISF, encoded by the coding sequence ATGAGAAGCCATGTACTTACCTGGTTAGGGGTGTGCTGTGCTTTATACTGTACTACCGTCAGCAATAAAGCATTCGCCAGTACTGACTATTCCCTGCACTTGCCATCTTTACATGATGCACCGGTCGGCCTTAACGCCGAAACGGCATCCTACGCTGCATTCTTTCAGCAAAAGGATACTACCGTAAAACCAGGTACCCCCACACCCGTTGTGGTAAAACCTGCCAGCAAGGATACCAGTACTAAACCGCAGCAATCTACCCAACCGGCTATACAACCCACAACTACACCTGTAGTGATCACACCGGCCAAAAAAGATACCGGCACCAAACCTGCCGATACCACCAAGCCAGCTAGTCAACCGACTGCAGCACCGGTAACTATCACGCCAGCCAAAAAGGATACCAGCGCCAAACCAGCAGATACCACAAAACCTGCCGGCCAACCCGCTGCAACACCAGTAACCATCACGCCTGGTAAAAAAGATACCACCGGCCAACCTGCACAAGATCCCTCCCGGCCTAAATCCCAAACGGACAGCACTTCCACCGCTAAACCGGATTCTACCGCCGCCAGACCTAAACAGGATACCGGACTGATATTACCGCCCGACTCCGCTACCCTCCGCAAAGAAATAGGTAAATTCACCCTCCGCGGTACCGTATTAGACGCCAACAACTCGCCTATCCCCGGTGCCACCGTGCAGAATAAAACCACCAAACAGGGCATTCAGGCCGATACCGCCGGTAACTTCTCCATCAAAGCAGGCGTAAACGATACCCTGCTCGTTGCCGCACCGACTTTCGGAGAACAAGCCATCCCCGTAAAAGACAGGGAACCAGTCAAAGTCAACCTGACAGCAACAAATGCCACCAAAAAACAATTGAATGAAGTGGTCGTAACCGCCTTGGGTATTCAGAAAAATACCCGCTCCGTAGGTTATGCCATCTCCGATATCAGAGGCTCCGCAGTACAGGAAGCCAAAGAAGTCAACTTCGTCAACGCCCTCTCCGGTAAAGTACCTGGCTTACAGGTAAATACCAACACAGGATCCATGGGTGGCTCCTCTAAAGTAACAATACGTGGTACCAAATCCATCCTCGGCGACAACAACGCATTCATCGTAGTAGATGGCGTACCCATCATCAACAACTCCACCAACACCTTCGATCAGCAACGTGGCGGCGGTGGCTATGACTTTGGTAGTCCCCTACAAGACCTCAACCCGGAAGACATGGAGAATATCTCCGTACTCAAAGGTGCAGGCGCTACCGCACTCTACGGTAGCCGCGGTTCCAATGGCGTACTCCTGATCACCACCAAAAAAAGACCGGAATCCGAAAAAGGCCTGGGCATTACCTACAGCCTCAACGCTCAAATGGACCAGGTATACGTACTGCCTAAATACCAAAACGGCTATGGTGGCGGCTCCAACGGTAAATTTGATACCCTATATTATAATCAGCACCCCGAAGGCTTCCTGAACGAACAAAGCGCAACCTACGATGATAACAATGGCAAAGGCCGTTACGACCTCATGCCACAATATTACTCCGATGAATCATGGGGCCCTAAACTGGATGGCAGACAAGTACGCCACTACTGGTCTTGGGACAAGAATAAAAACAACCCCTATTTCGGTCAGACCGCTCCCTGGTCTCCTCAACCCAATAACGTAAAAGATTTCTATAGAACCGGTTTTACACTCACCAATAATATCTCCTTAAGCGGTAGCAACGAAAAAGGTGCATTCCGCTTGTCATATGGTAATATGAAACAGGAGTTCGTTATCTCCAATGCAGAACTGACCCGTAACAACCTCTCCGTTAATGGTAACTATCAGTTACATAAAAAACTGACCGCCGTAGCTTCCGTTAACTATAGCATCCTCAAAGCAAATGCCCGTCCCGGTACCGGCTTTACCGGTCCCAACCCCGCATTACAGTTCTCCATGTTCGGCCAACGCCAGCTGGATGACGAAATGCAACGCCGCTTTGCTTATCCTGATGGCTCCCAGATCACCTGGAACCGTAAATCCTGGAACGATCCTGCTGTCAACTTCCACAATGGCTCCTACTGGAACCGTTACCGCGACTACGAAACAGACTCCCGCACCCGCCTCTTCGGATACGGTGGCCTGGACTATGAAGTGACCGACTGGTTAAACCTCAGCGGCCGCGTATTCATGGATCAGTACAACACCCTCGAAGAAGAACGCAACGCGAAAGACTACCTCGTAGGTTCTTACATAAAACGTGTACGCGACAGCCGTGAACTGAACTACCAGTTTACAGCCAACATTAATAAAAAATTCAGCGAAGCTTTCAGCCTCAACGCAACAGTAGGTGGCAACGTAATGCACCGTAAATGGTCTACCACTGGCGGCAGCACCGTAGGCGGCCTGATCGTTCCTAACGTATACAACCTGGCCAACTCCGTACAAACGGCACTGCCTATCGATGAATACTTCGAAAAACAGATCAACTCCGTCTTCGCAACAGCCACCCTCGGATATCGCGACATGCTGTTCCTCGAACTGACCGGCCGTAACGATAAAAGCTCCACACTTAACGATAGCTATTTCTATCCATCCGCAAGCGGTTCCTTCGTATTCTCCGAACTGCTGAAAGACTGGAAATGGCTCGAATTCGGTAAAATACGCGCCAGTATTGCTGCCGTAGGTAGTGATACCGATCCTTACCGCCAGTTCGATACATATAGCATCCTGCCGCCGTTCACAACCAACCCGATCTTACAGCCGCTGACAATAAAGAATAATCCGAATCTGAAACCAGAGCGTACAAAAGAATATGAAATAGGTACCGAACTGAAGTTCCTGGACAACCGTATCGGCGTAGATGTAACCTACTATAACCGTACAACTACCGACCAGATCCTCACCCTGTCATTGCCCTCTTCTACCGGCTATACAACCGCTGTAGTAAATGGAGGTAGCGTACGCAACCAGGGCTTTGAATTCGGCCTCAACCTGAATCCGATCCGCCTTAAAAACGGCTTCCGTTGGGATATCAATGGTAACCTCGCCATCAACCGCAACAAATTGCTGAATATGGACATTCCTCAATTTGGTGAGTCCTTGTCTCAACAGATCCTGGCCACTGACCGCCGTACCGCTAAAGTTTCCATCGCAGCCATCACCGGCTCAGGACTGGGAGCCATCATGGGTACCGACTATGTATATGATGGCAGCGGCAATCGCGTAGTAGACCAGAACGGTTTCTACAAAGTAAGCGCACCTCACATCATCGGTAATGTGAACCCTGATTTCTTCGGTGGTGTTACCAACAGCTTTACCTATAAAGGGGTCTATCTCTCCGCCCTGGTAGACTTCCAGAAAGGTGGCGATTTCTTCTCCTATACGAACCTGTACGGTAAAAAGTCAGGTATGTTTGCCGAAACAGCCGAAAATGGTATCCGTGAGAATGGGATCATCGTACCCGGCGTAACAGAAGATGGTAAGCCTAACGAAAAACGTATCACCGCTAAAGACCACTTTAACCAAAATGGTGGTAACGTAATCAGCAAAGCCGACCTCTACGACGCCAGCTATATCTACCTCCGTGAAGTGAAACTGGGATACAACCTGCCAGATGCCTGGTTCAAACGGATAGGCGCACAGAACGCCCGTATCTCACTATACGGCCGTAACCTCTGGTTGATTAAATCTAACGCCCCCAATGTGGACCCTTCCAACATTACCAACTCCTCCTCCAATATTCAGGGAGTAGAAGGTGGCGCGTTACCTTCCCTGCGCTCTTACGGGGTGAACCTAAATATTTCATTCTAA
- a CDS encoding GNAT family N-acetyltransferase — translation MYTLRIIEYGSCDYQDMVSMRDNVLRRPLGLTFTQKQLQQEINDVLIGCFNTAADKSELIGCCILTPVDENTVQLRQMAVTPTLQQKGIGSKLLAFAEDQARNNGFHTLMMHAKKPVVSFYQHQGYIVTGDEFDEAGVPHVKMSKTLQEPE, via the coding sequence ATGTATACTCTTCGTATAATCGAATACGGTAGTTGTGATTACCAGGATATGGTGTCCATGAGAGATAATGTACTACGCCGTCCGCTGGGGCTTACATTCACCCAGAAGCAATTACAACAAGAGATCAATGATGTACTGATCGGCTGTTTCAATACAGCGGCAGATAAATCAGAGCTGATAGGTTGCTGTATATTGACACCAGTTGATGAAAATACCGTGCAGCTGCGGCAAATGGCGGTCACGCCAACACTTCAGCAAAAAGGTATCGGTAGCAAACTGCTTGCTTTCGCAGAAGACCAGGCCAGAAACAATGGTTTTCACACCCTGATGATGCATGCCAAAAAACCGGTGGTATCCTTTTACCAACATCAAGGCTACATCGTAACGGGCGATGAATTCGATGAAGCGGGGGTGCCTCACGTTAAAATGTCTAAAACACTACAGGAGCCTGAATAA
- the prs gene encoding ribose-phosphate diphosphokinase, which translates to MPDKIIFATQRYQYLKDKILIASSPYWENGATEILDFPDGEHYHRILSDVSKKEVVLIGGTIDDKETMELFDLAHGCVQQGALGLHIVIPYFGYSTMERAVKPGEIVKAKTRALLFSALPATATGNRVIMIDLHVDGITYYFESGIRPVHLYAKDIVREAATSLSDGAPFVLASTDAGRAKWVESLANDLHVPAAFVFKKRLSGEETSITAISADVQDKLVIIYDDMIRTGGSLLHAAQAYLDAGAREISVITTHGIFAGGGFERIRQSGLIRKVVCTDTHPNVLNIHDPMLEVKSVDTLITSFIGI; encoded by the coding sequence ATGCCCGATAAAATCATTTTTGCCACACAACGCTACCAGTACCTGAAAGACAAGATACTCATCGCCAGTTCCCCGTATTGGGAAAATGGTGCAACAGAAATCCTGGACTTCCCTGATGGCGAACACTACCACCGCATCCTCAGCGATGTAAGTAAAAAAGAAGTCGTGTTGATAGGTGGCACCATCGACGATAAAGAAACAATGGAACTATTCGACCTTGCTCATGGCTGCGTACAGCAAGGTGCACTGGGTTTACATATCGTGATCCCCTACTTCGGATATTCTACCATGGAAAGAGCCGTAAAACCCGGAGAGATCGTAAAAGCCAAAACCCGGGCCCTGCTATTCTCCGCACTTCCCGCCACCGCCACCGGCAACCGGGTGATCATGATAGACCTCCATGTCGATGGCATCACTTACTATTTCGAAAGTGGTATACGCCCCGTACATCTTTACGCCAAAGACATCGTACGTGAAGCCGCCACCTCGCTATCTGACGGCGCCCCTTTCGTATTAGCCAGCACCGACGCCGGTAGGGCCAAATGGGTAGAATCACTCGCCAACGACCTCCATGTACCTGCCGCATTCGTCTTCAAAAAAAGACTTTCCGGTGAAGAAACCAGCATCACCGCTATCAGCGCAGATGTACAGGATAAACTGGTCATCATCTACGACGATATGATACGCACAGGTGGCTCACTGCTGCACGCCGCACAGGCATACCTTGATGCCGGCGCACGGGAAATATCCGTCATCACCACACATGGTATCTTCGCCGGCGGCGGCTTCGAACGCATCCGCCAAAGCGGCCTCATACGTAAAGTAGTGTGTACCGATACCCATCCCAATGTGCTGAATATACACGATCCGATGCTGGAAGTAAAATCAGTCGACACCCTGATCACCAGTTTTATCGGAATTTAA
- a CDS encoding carboxypeptidase-like regulatory domain-containing protein produces MPKINLRLSGYIGAILFILFLDLQSATAQVRVSGMVADQDTKTGLPAVTIINRRTMTGTLSNETGRYYIESMPGDTLEFSMLSYYSKLIVTPAMSASLNIDLVKRVFGLQEVFVRGRNYHRDSLATREEYGKYFNYKRPGAMDVLKTLPANPITALSYLVPSRARKRKENFREQLEYWEKEKFIDYRYSPELIQRMTKLEGGELDTFILRTRPGYQFLQSATDYDLMLYIKDAFARYQQARKREDIPGN; encoded by the coding sequence ATGCCAAAGATTAACCTCCGACTGTCGGGATATATAGGAGCGATACTGTTTATACTTTTTCTTGATCTGCAATCAGCCACTGCGCAGGTGAGGGTTTCTGGTATGGTAGCTGACCAGGACACTAAAACTGGTTTGCCTGCGGTTACGATTATCAACAGGCGGACGATGACGGGTACCTTAAGTAATGAGACTGGCCGTTATTATATTGAGTCGATGCCTGGTGATACGTTGGAATTTTCCATGTTGAGTTATTATAGTAAACTTATTGTTACGCCGGCTATGTCTGCGAGTCTGAATATAGACCTGGTGAAGCGGGTATTTGGATTGCAGGAGGTATTTGTGCGTGGCCGGAACTATCATCGTGACTCTTTGGCTACGCGGGAGGAGTATGGTAAGTATTTCAACTATAAGCGGCCTGGTGCGATGGATGTCTTAAAGACACTTCCTGCGAATCCGATCACGGCGTTGAGTTACCTGGTGCCGAGCAGGGCACGTAAACGGAAGGAGAATTTCAGGGAGCAGCTGGAGTATTGGGAGAAGGAGAAATTCATTGACTATCGTTATTCTCCGGAGTTGATACAGCGGATGACGAAGTTGGAGGGAGGAGAACTGGATACGTTCATTTTAAGGACCCGGCCTGGTTATCAGTTTTTGCAATCTGCGACGGATTATGACCTGATGTTGTATATCAAGGATGCGTTTGCGCGGTATCAGCAGGCCCGGAAAAGAGAAGACATTCCCGGTAATTAG
- a CDS encoding TolC family protein: MKMKRIIIFSLLLLTTSLYTKAQQQVLTLEQAIDLALKNNFDIRLAKNTADIAANDYAYANFAFAPRLNGTVSKVWNRQATKQEFANGNKRDTSGIKSNNLTANINLAWTLFDGLKMFATRQRLEATRDLGELTLKNQLINTVATVINNYYNIVQQKQQLHAISEQLSISEERVKLSDAKFQTGLGPKTDWLQSKVDYNAQKAAFLRQQTVILQTKAVLNQLMVIEDASALYDVQDSIPVAMDLSFGNALQDAQHENAGLRIARQNLEISRIALKERKGDLFPVITFNSAYNFTRVNSNAATNSFSPVFNQNGIFNYGLNATIPLFNGMNVRRQIKAAQLDIQAQQLVLDNESSKVNLAVNNAYKDYEYFKTSLGLEEENLELARENAMVALERFRQGVSTTIEVKEAQQSLEDANYRLIQARYNAKLAETELRRLKGELFK; encoded by the coding sequence ATGAAAATGAAACGAATCATCATATTTAGCTTACTCCTCCTCACCACCAGCCTCTATACAAAGGCCCAGCAACAGGTGCTTACACTGGAGCAGGCAATAGACCTCGCACTCAAGAACAACTTCGATATCAGGCTGGCAAAAAATACCGCTGATATCGCAGCTAACGACTACGCCTACGCGAACTTCGCTTTCGCCCCACGCCTTAATGGTACCGTCTCCAAAGTATGGAACCGCCAGGCCACCAAACAGGAATTTGCCAATGGCAACAAACGCGACACCAGCGGTATCAAAAGCAATAACCTGACCGCCAACATCAACCTCGCCTGGACCTTGTTCGATGGCCTCAAAATGTTCGCCACCCGACAACGACTGGAAGCAACCCGAGACCTCGGCGAGCTCACCCTCAAAAATCAACTGATCAACACCGTCGCTACCGTCATCAATAACTACTACAACATCGTACAGCAAAAACAACAACTGCACGCCATCTCCGAGCAGCTCTCCATCTCAGAAGAAAGAGTCAAACTGTCCGATGCCAAATTCCAGACCGGCCTGGGACCTAAAACAGATTGGCTCCAATCCAAAGTAGATTACAATGCCCAGAAAGCAGCATTCCTCCGGCAGCAAACCGTTATACTACAAACCAAAGCTGTACTCAATCAACTCATGGTCATAGAAGATGCCAGCGCATTGTACGATGTACAAGACTCCATTCCCGTTGCCATGGACCTCTCCTTCGGCAATGCCTTGCAAGACGCACAACATGAGAATGCCGGCCTGCGCATCGCACGGCAAAACCTGGAAATATCCCGCATCGCCCTCAAAGAGCGTAAAGGAGACCTCTTCCCTGTCATCACCTTCAACTCTGCTTATAACTTTACTCGGGTCAATTCCAACGCAGCCACCAACTCCTTCAGCCCCGTATTCAACCAGAACGGCATCTTCAACTACGGCCTCAATGCCACCATCCCCCTCTTCAATGGCATGAACGTAAGAAGACAGATCAAAGCCGCACAACTGGACATACAGGCACAACAACTGGTACTCGATAACGAATCCAGCAAAGTCAACCTCGCAGTTAACAATGCATATAAAGATTACGAATACTTCAAAACATCCCTGGGCCTCGAAGAAGAAAACCTGGAACTGGCGCGGGAAAATGCAATGGTAGCACTCGAGCGTTTCCGGCAGGGCGTATCCACTACCATAGAAGTAAAAGAAGCACAACAAAGCCTCGAAGATGCCAATTACCGGCTCATACAGGCACGCTATAATGCCAAATTAGCGGAAACAGAATTACGGAGACTAAAAGGAGAATTATTTAAATAA
- a CDS encoding efflux RND transporter periplasmic adaptor subunit, producing MSSSKKIISIVTGVVILSTIPWLGCKPGGDKNKSADPAGNAKGNSKTPLIDGYVVKAASLDEIIEASGTLQSNEEVEIKPEINGRIIALYFKEGTPVTKGTLLVKLYDEDLRAQLQKLQLQQQLAKTTLERQENLLKINGISRQDVDVTRNQVSAYGADIAYTLTQLQRTELRAPFNGRLSLRNVSVGAIVAPTTVITTLQQIDPLKIDFAIPEKYRTTVKVGDAVQFKVAGDTSTYKGSIYVVDPKIDLTTRTIRLRAIMPNTGNLFPGSFARVNIRLRDQPNAIVIPSQAVIPGTRDKKVIVADSGKAKFIIVQTGIRNENNVQITDGLKPGDTIATSGILQLKAGMPLKFNKVQ from the coding sequence ATGTCCAGCAGTAAAAAGATCATAAGCATCGTAACAGGAGTAGTCATACTGAGTACCATCCCCTGGTTGGGTTGCAAACCGGGTGGAGACAAGAACAAATCCGCCGACCCCGCCGGCAACGCCAAAGGCAACTCCAAAACACCGCTTATTGATGGTTATGTCGTTAAAGCAGCTTCCCTCGATGAAATAATCGAAGCCAGCGGTACCCTCCAAAGCAACGAAGAAGTAGAGATCAAACCGGAAATAAACGGCCGCATCATTGCCCTCTACTTCAAAGAAGGTACCCCCGTCACCAAAGGAACCCTCCTCGTAAAACTCTATGACGAAGACCTCCGGGCACAACTGCAAAAACTCCAGCTACAACAACAACTGGCTAAAACCACCCTCGAAAGACAGGAAAACCTGCTCAAAATAAATGGGATCAGCCGCCAGGATGTAGACGTCACCCGCAACCAGGTTAGCGCCTATGGCGCCGATATCGCCTACACCCTCACCCAGTTGCAACGTACCGAACTCAGAGCGCCCTTCAATGGCCGCCTCAGCCTCCGCAATGTCAGCGTAGGCGCCATCGTAGCCCCCACCACCGTCATCACCACCCTCCAACAGATAGATCCGCTTAAGATCGACTTCGCTATACCGGAAAAATATCGTACAACCGTCAAAGTAGGAGATGCCGTCCAATTCAAAGTTGCCGGCGACACCAGCACCTACAAAGGCAGCATCTACGTGGTAGATCCCAAAATCGATCTCACCACACGCACCATCCGCCTGCGCGCCATTATGCCCAACACAGGCAACCTGTTCCCAGGATCATTCGCCAGGGTCAATATCCGCCTCCGCGATCAACCCAATGCAATCGTCATCCCCTCCCAGGCCGTTATACCTGGCACCAGAGACAAAAAAGTGATCGTCGCCGACAGCGGTAAAGCCAAATTCATCATCGTACAGACCGGCATCAGAAACGAAAATAACGTACAGATCACCGATGGTCTCAAACCCGGCGATACCATCGCCACCAGCGGCATCCTCCAGCTTAAAGCCGGAATGCCTCTCAAATTCAATAAAGTACAGTAA
- a CDS encoding acyl carrier protein, translating into MSDIASRVKKIIIDKLGVDEAEVTPEASFTNDLGADSLDTVELIMEFEKEFNISIPDEQAETITTVGQAVAYLEEHVK; encoded by the coding sequence ATGTCAGACATTGCATCAAGAGTTAAAAAGATCATCATTGACAAATTGGGCGTTGACGAAGCCGAGGTAACTCCTGAAGCCAGCTTCACCAATGACTTAGGCGCTGACTCTTTGGATACGGTAGAACTGATTATGGAATTCGAAAAAGAATTCAACATCTCCATTCCTGACGAACAAGCTGAAACTATTACTACTGTTGGCCAGGCTGTAGCTTACCTGGAAGAACATGTAAAATAA